One Capsicum annuum cultivar UCD-10X-F1 chromosome 2, UCD10Xv1.1, whole genome shotgun sequence genomic window carries:
- the LOC107858458 gene encoding thioredoxin-like protein YLS8 — protein MSYLLPHLHSGWAVDQAILAEEERLVIIRFGHDWDETCMQMDEVLASVADTLKNFAVIYLVDITEVPDFNTMYELYDPSTIMFFFRNKHIMIDLGTGNNNKINWALKDKQEFIDIVETVYRGARKGRGLVIAPKDYSTKYRY, from the exons ATGTCGTACTTGTTGCCTCACCTTCACTCAGGATGGGCGGTCGATCAAGCTATTCTTGCTGAAGAAGAACGCCTTGTCATTATCCGCTTCGGCCATGACTGGGACGAAACTTGTATGCAG ATGGACGAGGTGCTGGCTTCTGTCGCTGATACATTAAAGAATTTTGCTGTCATATACCTGGTGGACATCACAGAGGTCCCTGATTTTAACACGATGTATGAGTTGTACGATCCATCTACTATCATGTTCTTCTTCAGGAACAAGCACATCATGATTGATCTTGGTACTGGAAACAATAACAAGATCAACTGGGCACTCAAAGATAAACAAGAGTTCATTGATATTGTTGAGACTGTGTACCGTGGTGCACGAAAAGGTCGTGGTCTAGTTATTGCACCAAAAGATTACTCTACCAAGTATCGTTACTGA